The Vitis vinifera cultivar Pinot Noir 40024 chromosome 18, ASM3070453v1 region aaatcctggatattttgtcgctatggtagtccgacaacgATCAACcgtcctaagacaagccctaatattgataagtcaaccttcaaatgcattcattgcaataagactgatcccaccagtctggatatcccacaatttcaaagcaatgactcttggtatgaccaggaaaaAATGAGGAACCAAGGGTTTGAatcatggacctttagatcatgtttaggctatcaacactttgttattaatgataaaaatcgtgatcaacggaagaaggattctaagaaaacctcgactgcaactgttgccgaaataaaaatagaggctaatgttgctgagaaagcctctgcattggtagccgttacagatcatggtggtaagtttttaaatacttttatacctgttattaatagtgcatggataattgattctggtgctacagatcatatgacttttgattctagacaggtttcacctcttagaccttcctcacaaaaaatagTTCCAcaaccaatggtaacacaaccccagtcattggggaaggatccttaactcttactgatactttgaatttggattctgttttagttgttccatctttagattacaatcttttgtcagtttctcaaatcactacagccttatcttgtattgtcattttttggcctgaattttgtgtgattaaggacatccaaacaagacagacgattggttgtggtattaagcggggaaaactctattacttggacttgcagtcaaaggattcaaataagttgcaacaagccttgatggtagatggatctgagggagagaagaaaaagtctgaaatttggttgtggcatcgacgtttgggacatgcttcctttggttatttaaaaaaatcgtttcctagtttgtttgcaaagagtgatatttttggtttccgttgtgatatttgtgaattggctaaaagccatcgtgcttcgtttccgttaattttgaataaaagtctgtttccttttatggttatacattctgatgtttggggcccatccaaagtcccaactttgagtagctcacgttggtttgttacttttattgatgattgtatcGAAATGATATgattatgcttgatgaagaccaaagatgaagtgaacttgttgtttcaaaattttcataaagtgattgaaactcagtacaatgcaaaggttcgggttctgcgtagtgataatggtggagaatatcaaagttctgatcttcaaaagtatttggaaggacatgacaccattcatcagactacttgtttCAATACACctcagcaaaatggagtcgttgaacgaaaaaatcggcacttgttagaggttgttcgtgcttccttgatagcagcaaaaacaccgatatcttattggggagaagcagtcacatctgccgcatacttgattaatcgggtaccttccagctcaattaacttccaaacacctcttcaagctcttactaatactgtagttgccccaaccgtcccaaatctacctccttgtgtttttggttgcgtggcatttgtgcatctacacaaacaccaacacACCAAGTTAACTTttcatgcattgcaatgtgtgtttgttggatatgcattgcacaaaaaagGATAttgatgttaccatcctccaactcgacgaatgtatattacaatggatgtggtgtttcatgaagatttgatgtatttttcatttgagtctgaatttcagggggagtaccataaggaaattcagactctcgattatgattatcatatctctgaggagGATGAATCTAAACAATCTGAAttagtgaaccaggaagcgggtgagttggatatgagtgatCAACAATTTGGGTCTGAAGATGTCTTcattgaaataccaaaccaattgTCGtttgttgagggtgttcttaatttggaacctgatccattcatgaaacagttaccacaccgtcataatagaggtattcctaaacccacatatgaacttgaattgtctaccaaagtcaaatatcccatgagcaactatgtgtctaaccatcgtttgtctgaatcaaataagtcatttgtaaatcaattatctactgtagctattcctaacagtgtttAAGAAGCCTTagttgatccaaggtggaaagcagccatgaatgaagagatgaaatcattgtagaagaatgaaacatgggaactcgtagaatgtccactaggaaagaagccagttgagtgtcgttggatctatgctgtgaagtacaaggcagatggtagtatttaacgatttaaagcaagactggtagcaaaatggtacactcaaacttatggaattgactacatagagacatttgcacctgtagctaagatcaacacagttcgagtattactgtctttagctgcaaacctagattgacCATTATaacagttcgatgtgaaaaatgtctttctgcatggcgagttatctgaagaagtatatatggatcttccaccaggatgcatggtttcagaaaagcaatgtcagaaggtgtgcaaattgaagaaatcattgtatgggttgaagcaatccccaagaacatggtttggaaggttcacaaagtcaatgagagcttttggctatcgtcaaagtaattcatatcacactttgttcctgaaaaagcaacatggtaagattgtgacactcatcgtatatgtggataacatggtagttacaggaaacgatactgaagaaagaaaagctctgcaaaattatctatctagagaattcgaaatgaaagatctaggtcctctgaaatactttcttgggattgaagtttctcgatcaagtgaaggaatttttctgtctcaaagaaagtatgccttaaatcttttacaggagactggaatatcgggatgtcaacctgttaatacaccaatagaagaaggtttgaaattgtgtgttgagcctaatcaaatatcaaccgataagggaagataccagagacttgtggggagattaatgtacttagctcatacaagaccagatcttgcttatgcattgagtgtagtgagtcaatacatgcataatcctggagagcaacatatgaatgcagtcatgcgtattttgaggtatttgaagaatgctcctaggaagggaattttgttcgctaaaaatgttgatcattagagtatagaagtatatactgatgctgattgggccggtgcagtggatgataggcgatctacatctggttactttacctttgcaaatggtaatcttgtgacatggaaaagtaagaagtaGAATGttgtcgctcgttcaagtgcagaagcggaatttagaggtatgactctaagactttgtgaggcattatggctaagactcctcttacaggatttaggttacctatctaagCAACCAGTCCGattattttgtgacaataaagccgcatgtgacattgctcataatccagtacaacatgatcgtacaaagcatgtcgaggtggatagattcttcattaaggaaaagttggatgataagattgtgaaattgcctaagattctatcaaaatatcaattgaccgatatcctcaccaaagctgtctcaagtcaagtgttctcaaaatttttagacaagttgggcatgtgtgacatctatgcaccaacttgagggggagtgttgaaatattaggaatactttccttatatcatttagtattgagatattaggaatattgagatattaggaaagttgagatattatgatattagttgttatttccttatatcattttttccttgtatcattttttcccattcttagaatggtgattactcTCTATaaatactctgtacatgaacgaatgaaagaaggaatgaaaaactatcatttatcaatttgaagagaGGTGTCATAGTTTGAGGGGAGAGTCGAGTAGAGTGAGAGGCAAGAGGGGATTGGAGAGAGTGACAATAGAATCATGGAGAGCAACAACAAGAGTCTCAAAATCTCTCCTACTTGGTGGGAAATGGAGTTTTTCTTAATAGCATTAGAAAATAGTAACTCCCGTGTTAGTGAATCAACGATGATGTGAGAGCTTTTGAGGGTGATACTTGTCATAGAGATAAACGGTCcttcctttctctcattttggCCTAGACGAGTCAATGCATGTTATTCCCACTTGAATGAACCTCCAACTCTAGCCACCAAATCAAGACCCTCAAACAGGTCCCAAAATGCTCAATGGTGGGGAGGTTAATTCCACTCTCAAGATGTACCAAGTTTGTTTTAGATCCTTCAAGCCTTGTTCTAGACTTGGACAAGTGTATCAGTATTAGAGTGTTGTGTCAAAGGTAACACATTCAGGGAGATGTAGGAGATTATCTAGCCACTAGTAAATCACATTTCTTATAACATGAGTAAACAATCAATAATCTCAGGTGGGCAAAGTGTAACTTTCATTTAGAGGTATAGTAGGAGTATCCACTCTTGGTATCCACCCATCGACAACATCTATGTTCCATGAGCATTTAAATAATAAGGGGATTATCTTTGGAGATAGACGTCTATATCCAAATTAACGACGCAATACTATAGTATAGGAGCTATGTAGGGAATACATAAATCCATCTATGCATTTGAGATCAAGGTGAGATATATTATATTTCACATTAATGGGAGGTgatcttcctttcttcttctttcttcagtTGCTTTCTCATGAACAAACTAAAAACATACTGCAGTCATAATTCAAATGGTAAGATTACTTCTCACTGCTGTTACAGGTGAGTTCATTGTGCCAACATGAATCCTTTTTCAGGCAAAGGCCCATTTCAATATCATGGCCTCAGACACAACATAtttatttctcataaaaaagTAAATGATTATCCTGGTTTTTTTACTTAGATTTTCTTTGTTTGCCATCATTCCAACTCAcgaatttcttcatcagatcaAGTATATATCTTCACTTTCAGGAGAGCCTATCCATGATTCTAGGTTGGGGGTTGCCTAGGGCATCCAAAGAGACGTTAGCTTACCGCCAAAGCAAGTAACATAAGTAAAAccaactttcaaattttaacTACAACAAATGCACAAGAAATGAATATGTCCTTTACTCATTCCCCCCACCCCACGCACACACCCTGCCCATTGTTCTTGTATTTAATCTCCCTCACCCACTTTCCAACACAATCATCCATGAAACATGGAGGTCAAAAATCCCGAGGATCTGGTTTTCTCGTCTACAGAAACTGACACCCACTTCATCCTCACTTCCAATCTCGAAGGTATTCTCTTCTCACATATATACTTGATATTTAGTTGTGTAATatgttttagatatttgatgtattGTCATGAATAAATGAAGGATATGAGGTGCAGAAGATCGGGACGCTGATAAAGGAAGATACGATTCAGATTGCAGCCGGTGGGGAGAAGGCAGTCAGGCGTTGGATGAAGGTATCGGTGGTGGTCGAGCCCGTAACTGGGGTTAAGAAACTCAGAAAGCATTTTTGGATTCCAGATGGGGTTGTTTCGAATAAAATCAAGACCAagttcaatgaagaagaatcGGTTTTGAGTATTCTCATGCCTAAATCAGTTAGAGGAGTTAGTGGGGTTGGGGTTgaggaagtgaaagaagagGAGATTGGTAGATGGGGGAATAGAAGGACTGGGCCTGTAGCCGACAAGGTTCCTGAAACAGAGAATCCTAGAAAGAATGAGCAGGAGATGGAACAAGGGAAGAAAGATGTGCCCCAACATGAATCAGAAGAAGTAAAAGAAGCTTCTGGGGTAACAATTAAACATCCGGAGGAAGAGCCTGCCCATCAGTTGAATAAAAGAGAGCTGACATCAACCCAAGAAACTCCAGCCAAAGAAGATGCTGACTTGGAAACAAAAGGCAGAGCAGCAGAGGAATGTGAACAGGGTCCAGAAGCAGCTGAATCAACAAAAGTTGAAGCAGATCAAGTAACTCAACGAGCTCAGTTTGAAGAATACAATGCCCAGGCGCAGCTCAAACCTGAACAAGAATATGATCAAACAGAATACCTGAAGCTTGATCATCCTGAAGAAGTTCAACGAATGGGAAATGAAGTTCAAGCAGAAATTGACCGAGTAATCCCTCCTGCAGAAAATGTTGACAACAGTAAGGGTTCATTGGCTCCTCCCAAAAAGTCTAAGCTGTATGGTCCATGTATGTTTGCAGGGTCTGCCATCCTTGTATCAATTTTAGTGCTTGCCATTCACTTTTAGTCGACCTAAAAGAAGATGAATGATTTCAACTTTATttggatttctttttctttcccttgtgtattgatcataaataaatatagattgattggttgggaggaAACGCAGTGGAGGTGCAGCAAGAGTGATGGTTTGAATCTAAAATAGCTTTTAGGGTTTGGATCTATTCCAGTTTTTTGGGGCTTTAAAATGGGCTTAGCCCACGCTATTTTGAACCCAAACTTttaggctttgtttggttcccggaaaatgcgagagaaagaaaattgggaggaaaaatggaaggaaagaaaaaggtaaggaaagaaatataatttttttcacttgtttggttatccatggaaaattcaagggaaaaaaaaaaagaattcattttcttttgtttggttaaccacaaaaaaaaaaagtaaggaaaaatggaaggaaaataaaatcaacaatttgtcTTAAATGGTTATcaatttgttaaataataaaataaattaatccaataaaaaaattattgaaaaacgTGAATTTTTCGACATAAAACATTGCTCATAAAAagtttctactattttttttttattaataattataaaatttatgtataaaattttcctcatgtaatacaaataaaatatacgagtaataactattttttattttcaaggaaACATTTATAGCTaataaaaaactcttaaaaaattcaaaaggatttttggaatcaaaatttagaaataaaatatgttcatataatgtaaaaataaaaaactactatataaaatataaaattcaaaattaagagCTGAGGCCCATTTTACATTTGCTTAATCGTTGTCCCACTCCTAAATCTAGCAACAAATTATTCCCACTCTTCTTACAAATTAACATGATATGAAGCTATGTTAAATAATAAGGAAATGACAaagcaatacaaataaaatgatttttttcacgTTGGTTAATCATAAAagatatgaaagaaaaagtaaataaaaataatatattaattttattttttctttgcaattttcgtgaaatttttcaaaaaccaatgaTAGGGTAAATAATCAATATCAACACTCAGTGGATGGTTGTGGTGTATACCAATTGTGTTTGAAGAAGAAATACCTCAGAAATGTTCTAAAAAGTATCATTTTCCATTGTCTTTTATTGAATGGCCAGTCGAGGTATAGAAAATTGCAGTTAAACCAGTACTGAGTCAAACAGGAATGTAGTTAAACCCGGTTCAAAGATTCCATGATATCtaggttatatatataaaatctttgCAAGATTACCacagttttgaaaattgtttgacCAATTCAGCCTTACCTCTACTTGAAACAGAATTCCATATAAAAAGACATCACAATTCTGAATAAGCTTCAAGTTTCCTTCAAATATGATCCAACAAACGAGGGATTTCTCAAGGACATCAcggcaacaacaacaacaacaaaaaaaggaaaaagaagaaaacaaaaagaaaaaagaaaaaaagaaaatatagagaaGGCCCTAAAAGAACAGGAACAGGTGATATGAAGCTTCCTACCCCATGTCACTTTGACATCTCATTCCATGATGTAAAGGAGAAACTCAAAGGAGAACAAAAAACTACTTCAAAAGCAAAGCATGATTCTGGGTCTCTTCCCTAGAAAGAGGCTGTAATGCTTATTCAAAATGACTGTATGAAGAAGGAAACAATTATCAGCATTCCTGACAGTACAATGCATATTGATCATATTCAACAATTCAGTTATATAACAGTTTAATTAAAAGGCATTCTCTATCCAAATACTGAAAGATTCCTGAATATTCCAAACACTGAGAAGCAAAAACTTTATCTGAAACGCAAAGAAACCACATGGATGCTGAGCTGGAAAAGTAAAATGAATCAGAATCTCAACTAGCTGCTTTTAAACCACCCTCGGAAAAGGTTCTcaattctcaaaccaaaaccaaaacgcGTATCAAAACTAAGGTAAAAGTAGCTGTAGATTTGAAAAGatagatgaataaaaaaagtcttcataagtctaaaaatataatagatcAATTTCTAATAGTCAACTATCATCCATGAGTTTTGATATCAAAACTTCACGTATAGCCCCAAAGcaaaagtaaaactaaaaataaaaataatctctATCTCAAATTAGGCATCAAAAAAAGTAGGTCCAAATTTAACTGACAATCAAAGCTTACGCCTATCAATTGGACAAGCAAGGAAGGCTTGAGCTGCACTCACATCACCCGTAAGAGCTTGATATGCTTTCATATGAGATACATCACTCATGCCTCCAATCTTAGCAATCTCTTCAAACAATTGCTcttttgtataattttgaaGGTTACTTCTATCAAGAGCCGCAACAACTGCATCCATTCCAACTCTAATTGACCTTAATTCTTCACTTACAATGTCAGCATATTTTGCTTTTcgcttttttgtttctttatttgacTTTGGTGCAGAAACAGATGCATCTGCAGATGAGAAAGATGTCTCAGTTGTTGCTTCATTTTCAACATAAGCAAATGTTTCATATCTGATCCCATATTGTGATGATCCTAATGGAATTGTGTCATCCAAATTTTGTTCCTGGGCCCAATGAAGTTGTCTTTCTTTTGCACCTGCAACAAGACTTCCTGTTGCTCGATCTTTTCCAAGAAGAATGGACAACTTATCATAATTTCTAATAGGTTTGTGTTTGAGCTGAGATGCTCCTGGGTGTGCCTTTTAACatcagaaaaaacaaatattaacaaAACTCGAGTCCAATTGTGATAATgtctattagaaatttataactCTACATTAcatgcaaaaattttatttctaataactcAAAAGTAATAATTAACTCACCTTAGTGTAAGTAGTCCATACTTCTGTGGTAGCTTCGATCATTTGAGTTGATTCATTGAAACCAAATCCACTACCACTTTGTAAAACTTCTTGAGCagcataaaagttttttttttaaagttttcattctattttttatgtgCTTAGAGTTACaactcaattcaaaattttccccaaTTTCTCGAGCAACTATTGCATAAGCTGTCTTGGTGAAGACTCCTCCTATCTTTTGCCCTTTATGCATTTGCTCCATTAATCGATCAACCAAAAAGTTGTCAATTTCATCAATCCAAGTcaagtttcttttttcacttaCACTTTTGTGCACTTCAAAGCCTTCACTATGTTTCATctgaaataataatacatacatatatatatatatatatatatatatatatatatatatatatatatatatatatatatgtgtgtgtgtgtgtgtgtgtgtgtttaaaatgaaaattcaagaGGAGGAGATATAATAACAACTTCATTGTAACTCATTCAAAATGTGATTTTAACTAGAGGAGTTATAGTTCTAAATACAATCATTGTACTTAATATGAAACACAAAAAACCATACAAGAAAAGaaccataaaataaaaggaCTCATCAACGGTTTCTATTGTAATCTTTCCACATGTCCATGGCTATTTTCTCCCTTAAGATTTCTCCTTCCTTGCATTTTTCAGCTAAACTCAAGACCATTGATTCAAATTCCGCTTCTTCGCTAAAAAGCTCTCTATCGACCTCTGCTATTAATCTTTCATCTGGATCAACACCCATGAGATAGTTATGGAGGATACAAAATACAATCATTGTACTTAATATGAAACACAAAAAACCATACAAGAAAAGaaccataaaataaaaggaCTCATCAA contains the following coding sequences:
- the LOC104882679 gene encoding uncharacterized protein LOC104882679: MEVKNPEDLVFSSTETDTHFILTSNLEGYEVQKIGTLIKEDTIQIAAGGEKAVRRWMKVSVVVEPVTGVKKLRKHFWIPDGVVSNKIKTKFNEEESVLSILMPKSVRGVSGVGVEEVKEEEIGRWGNRRTGPVADKVPETENPRKNEQEMEQGKKDVPQHESEEVKEASGVTIKHPEEEPAHQLNKRELTSTQETPAKEDADLETKGRAAEECEQGPEAAESTKVEADQVTQRAQFEEYNAQAQLKPEQEYDQTEYLKLDHPEEVQRMGNEVQAEIDRVIPPAENVDNSKGSLAPPKKSKLYGPCMFAGSAILVSILVLAIHF